A single genomic interval of Gossypium raimondii isolate GPD5lz chromosome 11, ASM2569854v1, whole genome shotgun sequence harbors:
- the LOC105803368 gene encoding peroxisomal membrane protein 13, giving the protein MDSNSQQPATGVSPPKPWEQAGGSTGSGPFKPPSPGSTSDVVEASGTARPGELVSTADRTAAVNRNAVGRPLPSRPWEQQNYGSTYGGYGSGLNYNSAYGSGMYGSSSYGGMGSYGSGLYGNSMYRGGYGGLYGNSGMYGGGMYGGGLGGGFGGPMGGYGMGMGPYGEQDPNNPFGAPPSPPGFWMSFLRVMQGVVNCFGRISILIDQNTQAFHMFMTALLQLFDRTGLLYGELARFVLRLLGIKSKPRKINQPGPGGLPGPHNPHGNQNYIEGPKAAPSGAWDNVWGENGSA; this is encoded by the exons CTGGACCCTTTAAGCCGCCATCACCTGGCAGCACAAGTGATGTTGTTGAGGCATCCGGAACAGCAAGACCAGGTGAACTTGTTTCTACTGCTGACAGGACTGCAGCTGTGAATAGAAATGCTGTTGGTAGGCCCTTACCCAGCAGGCCTTGGGAGCAACAGAACTATGGAAGCACTTACGGAG GTTATGGTTCTGGCTTAAACTACAACTCAGCATATGGTTCGGGAATGTACGGTTCGTCATCATATGGTGGAATGGGTTCTTATGGTAGTGGATTGTATGGAAACAGCATGTATAGAGGAGGTTATGGTGGTCTATATGGGAACTCTGGAATGTATGGTGGTGGAATGTATGGCGGTGGCCTTGGTGGTGGCTTTGGGGGTCCTATGGGTGGTTATGGGATGGGCATGGGTCCATATGGCGAGCAAGATCCAAATAATCCTTTCGGAGCTCCCCCATCCCCTCCAGGCTTTTGGATGTCCTTCCTCCGTGTG ATGCAAGGTGTTGTTAACTGCTTTGGCAGGATATCTATTCTGATAGACCAGAATACACAAGCATTCCACATGTTTATGACTGCTCTTCTTCAG CTTTTCGATCGCACGGGATTATTGTATGGAGAGTTAGCTAGATTTGTGTTAAGACTGCTGGGAATCAAATCAAAACCCCGAAAGATCAATCAACCAGGACCAGGTGGACTCCCAGGACCCCATAACCCTCATGGGAATCAAAACTACATTGAAGGGCCAAAGGCTGCTCCCAGTGGTGCATGGGACAATGTATGGGGAGAAAATGGCAGCGCCTAG